In one Silene latifolia isolate original U9 population chromosome 10, ASM4854445v1, whole genome shotgun sequence genomic region, the following are encoded:
- the LOC141607431 gene encoding uncharacterized protein LOC141607431, with protein MEEQPNGDGERPPRPRTIKELTAPDLTQVPLCISFPALAENATFELKSGLIHQLPQFHGLSTEDPNKHLNKFHVVCSSMKPNGVTDEQLQLRAFPFSLKDVANDWLYYLPTGSITTWNQMKRAFLEKYFPASLSSQLKKEISNVEQLDGENLYEYWERFKQLLASCPYHGYTDHDLLLNFCGGLLEDDARMIKAATQGGIEYMSVQEANELIERLVGSSRNFGRRIKKTSGTFSSRQGSNHMEEKVDFITNLVKELTKGGGSTSHVKFCGLLEDVVEDEIEVVVEQGEASSPQQVRVHEPLPEYEPQAPFPSALNDTRIVDKKTSSLYDIFRKVEVNIPLLDLLSSVPKHAKFFKELCTTKRTNKAKSMKKVRASEHVSAMFQKRLPQKCSDPGMFTIPCKIGDLDCQHAMLDLGASINVLPNYLYESLKLGPLKPTRTVISLADRSNIYPKGVVEDVLVKVGGMLFPADFYVIEMEPEKGSIPILLGRPFMRTSNTKIDVSSGRLTMEFEGEKIEYSIHEAMKYPSETSSLCFLEIFEPIVQTVYELCKVDPLNVVLTNGLVGEDTGYALSCDVQETIKDLEKNPPMEEWEEKEETRTRENSHQELPKEKPVLSIVKPPTVELKPLPSHLKYAFLGNEETLPVIISSKLTKEQEEALIRVLKQHKEAIGWTMADIKGISPTLCMHRILLEDEAKPVRQPQRRLNPPMMDVVKKEVLKLLHVGMIYPISDSQWVSPTQVVPKKSVLTVVENDEAQRNYTTTEKEFLAVVFALEKFRSYILGAKVIIFTDHAALRHLVSKKESKPRLMRWVLLLSEFDVELKDKKGSTNTVADHLSRIIQEDSLVPQSSIKETFPDEALLALMSTEPWYAHIVNYLVLGKFPPGLTRHQKDKIKSDSKYYVWDDPYLWKLCADQVIRRVCADTEIMSILRFSHEYACGGHFGAKKTVRKVLDSGFFWPTLFRDAHAIVKTCDRCQRVGNISKRGEMPQTPMIYCEIFDVWGIDFMGPFPASCGNVYILLAVDYVSKWVEAKATKTDDAKVVGEFIKTNIFSRFGFPKALISDRGTHFCNKAIGALLKKYGVLHKVSTAYHPQTNGQAEVSNREIKAILEKTVNPDRKDWSLRKLQLQELEEIRNDAYENASIYKARTRAWHDNMISRRVFQVGEKVLLFQNRLRLFSGKLRSRWMGPYEVVRVFPHGAIEIKCLKTGKVLKVNGQRLKHYYEGIKVGEVETLHLVDPIYSN; from the exons ATGGAGGAACAACCAAATGGTGATGGAGAGAGGCCACCGAGGCCTAGAACCATTAAGGAACTTACCGCCCCGGATCTCACACAAGTGCCCTTGTGTATCTCCTTTCCGGCCTTGGCGGAAAATGCCACCTTTGAGTTGAAGTCCGGGCTAATTCACCAATTGCCCCAATTCCATGGGCTTAGCACGGAAGATCCCAACAAGCATCTCAACAAGTTTCATGTTgtttgctcaagcatgaagccTAATGGGGTTACCGATGAGCAACTTCAACTAAGGGCCTTCCCTTTCTCACTCAAGGACGTGGCAAATGATTGGCTTTATTATCTCCCTACCGGGAGCATCACCACTTGGAATCAAATGAAGAGGGCTTTCTTAGAAAAGTATTTTCCCGCTAGTCTCTCAtctcaattgaagaaagaaataagtaatgtTGAGCAATTGGATGGAGagaacttgtatgagtattgggagaggtttaaaCAACTTCTTGCTAGTTGCCCATACCATGGGTATACCGACCACGACCTTCTCTTGAACTTTTGTGGTGGTTTACTTGAGGATGATGCTAGGATGATTAAAGCCGCCACCCAAGGTGGAATTGAATATATGTCGGTCCAAGAAGCAAATGAGTTGATTGAAAGGTTGGTAGGAAGCTCTAGGAATTTTGGGAGGAGAATTAAGAAGACAAGTGGAACATTCTCTTCAAGGCAAGGTTCAAACCATATGGAGGAGAAAGTTGACTTTATCACTAATTTGGTGAAGGAACTTACAAAAGGTGGTGGGAGTACTtctcatgtgaaattttgtggtcttt TGGaagatgtggttgaagatgaaattgaagtggtagTGGAACAAGGGGAAGCATCTTCACCCCAACAAGTAAGGGTACATGAACCTCTTCCGGAATATGAgccacaagctccatttccaagtgcttTGAATGATACAAGGATAGTTGACAAGAAGACTTCAAGCCTTTATGATATCTTTCGTAAAGTAGAGGTAAACATTCCTCTTCTTGATCTTCTTAGTAGTGTACCCAAGCATGCAAAATTTTTTAAAGAATTGTGCACTACTAAGAGGACCAACAAGGCTAAGAGCATGAAAAAGgtaagggctagtgaacatgtgtcgGCAATGTTTCAAAAACGGTTGCCACAAAAATGTAGTGACCCGGGCATGTTCACCATCCCTTGTAAAATTGGTGATTTGGATTGTCAACATGCTATGCTTGATTTAGGTGCATCCATTAATGTCTTGCCCAACTACCTTTATGAGTCACTTAAGTTAGGACCTTTGAAACCGACTCGTACGGTCATTTCTTTGGCCGATAGGTCCAATATCTATCCTAAAGGGGTTGTGGAGGATGTCTTGGTGAAGGTGGGGGGAATGCTTTTCCCCGCCGACTTCTATGTGATTGAAATGGAACCCGAGAAAGGCTCCATTCCCATTCTATTgggaaggcctttcatgagaacttcTAACACCAAGATTGATGTATCTAGTGGCCGCCTCACAATGGAATTTGAGGGGGAAAAGATTGAGTATAGCATACATGAGGCCATGAAATACCCATCCGAGACTTCATCTTTgtgttttcttgaaatttttgagCCAATTGTGCAAACCGTGTATGAATTGTGCAAAGTTGATCCATTAAATGTTGTTTTGACTAATGGATTGGTTGGAGAAGATACGGGGTATGCTTTGTCTTGTGATGTGCAGGAAACAATCAAGGACTTAGAGAAAAATCCCCCAatggaagaatgggaagaaaaggaagaaaccCGGACTAGagagaactcgcacc AAGAGCTACCAAAGGAGAAACCTGTTCTCTCTATTGTCAAGCCTCCTACTGTTGAATTGAAGCCCTTACCAAGCCACTTGAAGTATGCATTTCTaggaaatgaagaaactttaccggtaattatttcaagcaagcttactaAGGAGCAAGAAGAGGCTCTCATCCGAGTTCTTAAGCAACACAAGGAAGCAATTGGGTGGACAATGGCCGACATCAAAGGCATTAGTCCCACCTTATGCATGCACCGAATTCTTCTTGAAGATGAAGCAAAGCCCGTTAGACAACCACAAAGACGTTTGAATCCTCCAATGATGGATGTTGTGAAGAAGGAGGTACTCAAGCTCCTTCATGTAGGTATGATCTATCCTATATCCGATAGTCAATGGGTTAGTCCAACCCAAGTTGTCCCAAAGAAATCTGTGCTAACGGTAGTCGAGAATGATGAAG CTCAAAGGAACTATACAACTACCGAGAAAGAATTTCTTGCGGTGGTGTTTGCCTTAGAGAAATTCCGATCTTATATTCTTGGAGCCAAGGTCATCATCTTCACGGATCATGCCGCTTTGAGGCATCTTGTCTCGAAGAAAGAATCCAAGCCCCGCTTGATGAGATGGGTACTACTCTTGAGTGAGTTTGACGTTGAACTCAAGGACAAGAAAGGCTCCACCAACACGGTGGCGGATCATCTTAGTAGAATCATCCAAGAAGACTCCTTGGTACCACAAAGCTCAATAAAGGAGACCTTCCCGGATGAAGCCCTTCTTGCCTTGATGTCTACCGAACCTTGGTACGCACATATCGTGAATTACTTGGTCTTGGGCAAATTTCCACCGGGTTTGACTCGACATCAAAAAGACAAAATCAAGAGTGATTCCAAGTACTATgtgtgggatgatccttatttgtggaAATTATGTGCCGATCAAGTGATAAGGAGGGTGTGTGCGGACACCGAAATCATGTCAATTCTCCGGTTTAGTCACGAATATGCTTGTGGCGGGCATTTTGGAGCCAAGAAAACGGTTAGAAAGGTGTTGGATAGCGGTTTCTTTTGGCCCACACTATTCCGAGATGCTCATGCCATAGTGAAGacttgtgatagatgccaaagaGTTGGTAATATTTCAAAAAGAGGAGAAATGCCCCAAACACCCATGATCTATTGTGAAATATTTGATGTGTGGGGTATTGACTTCATGGGACCATTTCCCGCCTCTTGTGGTAATGTTTATATACTTTTGGCGGTGGATTATGTCTCCAAGTGGGTGGAGGCTAAGGCCACCAAGACCGATGATGCAAAGGTGGTTGGAGAATTCATCAAAACCAACATCTTTTCTCGGTTTGGTTTTCCAAAAGCTTTGATAAGCGACCGGGGCACTCACTTTTGCAACAAAGCCATTGGTGCTCTTCTCAAAAAGTATGGGGTACTTCATAAGGTCTCAACCGCCTATCACCCTCAAACCAACGGTCAAGCCGAGGTTTCTAATAGGGAGATTAAGGCTattcttgagaagacggtgaatccCGACCGCAAGGATTGGAGCTTGAG GAAACTTCAATTACAAGAGTTGGAAGAAATCCGGAATGATGCTTATGAGAATGCTTCCATTTACAAGGCAAGAACAAGAGCATGGCATGACAATATGATTTCAAGAAGAGTGTTTCAAGTGGGAGAGAAAGTCTTACTTTTCCAAAATCGACTTAGACTTTTCTCCGGTAAATTGAGGTCTAGGTGGATGGGACCATATGAAGTGGTTCGTGTCTTCCCACATGGAGCAATTGAAATCAAATGTTTGAAGACCGGGAAAGTTTTGAAAGTGAATGGGCAAAGGTTAAAGCATTATTATGAAGGAATCAAAGTGGGTGAAGTGGAAACACTCCATCTTGTTGATCCAATTTACTCAAATTGA
- the LOC141605483 gene encoding uncharacterized protein LOC141605483 gives MRHVLINPQAAQREVLVTTTTEELSDRRNSENDVKHNEDLLNNQLKPDVLLSIIERLQKELEQMSSENTLLSGDENPDDLVGEVSQRDKVSEELESMSSLHNDSLRRGHKIDKGLISELELPDAEMPRR, from the exons ATGAGACATGTTCTGATTAACCCACAAGCAGCACAG CGGGAAGTTTTGGTAACTACCACTACAGAAGAATTGTCAGACCGGCGAAATAGTGAAAATGATGTCAAGCACAATGAAGACCTCCTCAACAATCAGCTCAAACCCGATGTTTTGTTGTCAATCATTGAACGCCTTCAAAAAGAG TTGGAACAGATGAGCAGTGAAAACACGCTGCTGTCAGGAGATGAGAATCCAGATGATCTGGTTGGTGAAGTTTCACAGAGAGACAAG GTGAGCGAGGAACTTGAAAGTATGTCTTCTTTACATAATGACTCTTTAAGAAGAGGGCACAAGATAGACAAAGGGCTTATATCGGAGTTGGAGCTACCAGATGCGGAGATGCCTCGCCGTTGA